One Microbacterium marinum genomic window carries:
- a CDS encoding biotin--[acetyl-CoA-carboxylase] ligase has protein sequence MSNPATGYPLAAAISPRLHVIDSTPSTNAKLLRDAFDDPEGHPHLSVLLTRDQTAGRGRLDRTWVAPAGAALAVSVLLRTDAVAVSDRGWIPLLAGEAMAAAVASQLGGLDVGLKWPNDVLVDGLKISGILAEVMPGDPQSVVLGVGVNTAMTAAQLPVPTATSFAAHGRPVDEDRLLADFLRGLRDGIAALAVGGGPAAELRERVTAACATLQNEVRVSLPDGTEITGRAVRLDEEGRLVVDAGSAEHVVAAGDVVHVRASGRA, from the coding sequence ATGTCGAACCCCGCCACCGGTTACCCGCTCGCCGCTGCGATCAGTCCGCGCCTGCACGTCATCGACTCGACGCCGTCCACCAACGCGAAGCTCCTGCGTGATGCGTTCGATGACCCCGAGGGTCACCCGCATCTGTCGGTTCTGCTCACCCGTGACCAGACGGCTGGACGAGGTCGCCTCGATCGCACATGGGTGGCCCCGGCCGGAGCGGCGCTCGCGGTATCGGTCCTGCTGCGGACGGATGCCGTGGCGGTGTCGGACCGAGGCTGGATCCCGCTCCTCGCGGGTGAGGCGATGGCCGCTGCCGTCGCGTCGCAGCTCGGCGGACTCGACGTCGGGCTCAAATGGCCGAACGACGTCCTCGTGGACGGGCTCAAGATCAGCGGCATCCTCGCCGAAGTGATGCCGGGCGACCCGCAATCGGTCGTCCTGGGCGTCGGCGTGAACACGGCCATGACCGCTGCGCAGCTGCCGGTGCCCACGGCCACCTCCTTCGCGGCGCACGGTCGCCCCGTCGACGAGGATCGTCTTCTCGCCGACTTCCTTCGCGGGCTTCGCGACGGCATCGCCGCGCTCGCCGTCGGGGGCGGCCCCGCGGCCGAGCTCCGCGAACGCGTCACCGCTGCGTGCGCGACGCTGCAGAACGAGGTCCGGGTGAGCCTTCCCGACGGCACGGAGATCACAGGACGCGCGGTGCGGCTCGACGAAGAGGGTCGACTGGTCGTGGACGCAGGGAGTGCGGAGCACGTCGTGGCTGCCGGCGACGTCGTCCACGTCCGAGCATCCGGGCGCGCCTGA
- a CDS encoding PH domain-containing protein produces MTQPTPYTGRPRTPAPGSASPELKIARFRRHARRLVWPALILIGTAAAVGYFTGNPPEPVAGWLQDWMLWAAAAAIVLLLVVVPYLRWLSHTYTITTRRVIERRGLVERHRMDISHARGYTISERRGPIQRLWGSGSLSLSNGVDAPVRLTDIPSVRLVHETLADQVEVSQILAHRDSHGIPVVRSGE; encoded by the coding sequence GTGACTCAGCCCACCCCGTACACCGGTCGTCCGCGGACCCCGGCACCGGGCAGCGCGTCTCCGGAGTTGAAGATCGCGCGATTCCGCCGTCACGCGCGCCGCCTGGTGTGGCCCGCCCTCATCCTGATCGGAACCGCCGCGGCCGTGGGCTACTTCACCGGGAATCCCCCGGAGCCGGTCGCCGGATGGCTGCAGGACTGGATGCTCTGGGCTGCTGCCGCAGCGATCGTCCTGCTTCTGGTCGTCGTGCCCTACCTCCGGTGGCTCTCGCACACCTACACGATCACGACACGGCGCGTCATCGAGCGCCGCGGGCTCGTCGAGCGACACCGCATGGACATCTCCCACGCGCGGGGCTACACGATCTCGGAGCGGAGGGGGCCGATCCAGCGACTGTGGGGGAGCGGGTCCCTCTCCCTGTCGAACGGCGTCGACGCGCCGGTGCGACTGACCGACATCCCCTCGGTACGACTCGTGCACGAGACGCTCGCCGACCAGGTGGAGGTCAGCCAGATCCTCGCGCATCGCGATTCTCACGGCATCCCGGTGGTGCGCTCCGGCGAGTGA
- a CDS encoding 5-(carboxyamino)imidazole ribonucleotide synthase, translating to MALRVGIIGGGQLARMMIAPAVELGVDVRVLAEQDGMSAGLAASAVGDYRDLDTVLRFARDVDVVTFDHEHVPQDVLRGLVDAGVQVHPGPDALAVAQDKLRMRAALADLGMPQPDWAGVADAAALDDFIAAHGGRAVVKTPRGGYDGKGVRVVDSASDAADWLDALEPGGQLLAEELVDFTRELAQQVARRPSGDLVVYPVVETVQRDGVCAEAIAPAPHAAGRLADVAGDIGEAIAVGLGVTGMLAVELFETSDERLLVNELAMRPHNSGHWTQDGAITSQFEQHLRAVLDLPLGDTALRAPWAVMVNILGGPETDSLSDRLPAALHAHPSAKVHTYGKDPRPGRKVGHVNVAGDELDAVCYEARAAAAFFLD from the coding sequence ATGGCTTTGCGAGTCGGAATCATCGGCGGAGGTCAGCTCGCCCGGATGATGATCGCCCCGGCGGTCGAACTGGGAGTCGACGTGCGCGTCCTGGCCGAGCAGGACGGGATGTCGGCAGGGCTCGCCGCGAGCGCCGTCGGCGACTACCGAGACCTCGACACCGTGCTCCGGTTCGCCCGTGACGTCGACGTCGTCACCTTTGACCACGAGCACGTCCCGCAGGACGTCCTCCGAGGGCTGGTCGATGCCGGTGTGCAGGTCCACCCCGGGCCTGACGCGCTGGCTGTCGCGCAGGACAAGCTCCGGATGAGGGCGGCGCTCGCCGACCTCGGGATGCCGCAGCCCGACTGGGCCGGCGTCGCCGACGCCGCGGCGCTCGATGACTTCATCGCGGCCCACGGCGGGCGAGCGGTCGTCAAGACGCCGCGCGGCGGGTACGACGGCAAGGGCGTACGCGTCGTCGACTCGGCATCCGATGCCGCAGATTGGCTCGATGCGCTGGAACCGGGTGGTCAGCTGCTCGCCGAGGAGCTGGTGGACTTCACGCGCGAACTGGCGCAGCAGGTGGCCCGGCGCCCTTCCGGTGACCTCGTCGTGTACCCGGTCGTCGAGACCGTCCAGCGCGACGGGGTGTGCGCCGAGGCGATCGCCCCGGCACCCCACGCCGCCGGGCGTCTCGCGGACGTCGCCGGCGACATCGGGGAGGCGATCGCGGTCGGTCTGGGTGTCACCGGCATGCTCGCCGTCGAGCTGTTCGAGACCTCCGACGAGCGCCTGCTCGTGAACGAACTCGCGATGCGCCCGCACAACAGCGGTCACTGGACGCAGGACGGCGCCATCACCAGCCAGTTCGAGCAGCACCTGCGGGCAGTGCTCGACCTCCCGCTCGGCGACACGGCCCTGCGCGCGCCGTGGGCCGTCATGGTGAACATCCTCGGCGGCCCTGAGACCGACTCGCTCTCGGACCGGCTGCCCGCCGCACTGCACGCGCACCCGTCGGCCAAGGTGCACACCTACGGCAAGGATCCGCGCCCGGGGCGCAAAGTGGGGCACGTCAACGTCGCCGGAGACGAGTTGGATGCCGTCTGCTACGAAGCCCGAGCCGCCGCGGCGTTCTTCCTCGATTGA
- the purE gene encoding 5-(carboxyamino)imidazole ribonucleotide mutase, whose protein sequence is MGSDSDWRVMSDASQVLTDFSVAHEVEVVSAHRTPDKLLRYGREARARGLRAIIAGAGGAAHLPGMLASVTTLPVIGVPVQLATLDGLDSLLSIVQMPAGIPVATVSINGAKNAGLLAVRLLGATDHAVGAQLDEYASDLERQVEAKNLRLKESL, encoded by the coding sequence ATGGGGTCCGACTCCGACTGGCGCGTCATGAGCGACGCGTCGCAGGTGCTCACGGACTTCTCGGTCGCCCACGAGGTGGAGGTCGTCTCGGCCCACCGCACGCCCGACAAGCTGCTGCGTTACGGGCGTGAGGCCCGGGCCCGCGGTCTCCGCGCGATCATCGCGGGTGCCGGCGGTGCGGCGCACCTGCCGGGGATGCTGGCATCGGTGACGACACTGCCGGTCATCGGAGTGCCAGTGCAGCTCGCGACCCTCGACGGCCTCGACTCGCTGCTGAGCATCGTGCAGATGCCGGCGGGCATCCCCGTGGCGACAGTCTCCATCAACGGTGCGAAGAACGCCGGCCTCCTGGCCGTGCGCCTGCTCGGCGCCACGGACCACGCCGTCGGGGCGCAGCTCGACGAGTACGCGAGCGACCTCGAGCGTCAAGTCGAGGCGAAGAATCTCCGCCTCAAGGAATCGCTGTGA
- a CDS encoding LCP family protein: MSVLSPPRPGASRRVLEDRPIRNPDASSPTVMTRRAWWLVVANFLLPGSAQILAGNRRLGRVGIIATLLMWAVIVLTVVGALLARTLLASVVASWWTLTIVQVLLWVYAALWLVLTVDTLRLAHLRGVPGRKRAAVVVVALVLALVPGAGAVYAAQSVVGPLRSGLSIFASGPSVPPSDGYYNILLLGADSGEGRDSMRFDSISVVSVNATSGAVTIFGIPRDLRHAPFSEGPMQELYPDGFDGHPDSSCGWTSGINQLMNAVETCREDRGASLYPDAVSQNSSPAVEATKDAAEGILGIDVPYHVFIDMHGFADLVDALGGVEITVKERLPKGGGPSYSGQPAEDWAIGWIEEGTQRMDGDTAQWYARSRYTTSDWDRMRRQRELQTAILAQATPSTVLTRFSEVVAAGKNLVQTDVPDSLLPFLVDLAVKAKDQDVQDLELTPKGAGIDPEDVSADDWVRVRTLVDGLLHPPSPTPAPES; encoded by the coding sequence GTGAGCGTCCTGAGCCCCCCGCGGCCGGGCGCGTCCCGTCGCGTTCTCGAGGATCGTCCGATCCGCAACCCGGACGCGTCGTCGCCCACGGTGATGACGCGCCGGGCGTGGTGGCTCGTGGTCGCGAACTTCCTTCTCCCAGGGTCCGCGCAGATCCTCGCCGGAAATCGGCGGCTGGGACGCGTCGGCATCATCGCCACGCTCCTCATGTGGGCCGTGATCGTCCTCACGGTCGTGGGCGCTCTCCTGGCCCGCACGCTGCTCGCATCCGTCGTGGCCTCGTGGTGGACGCTGACGATCGTGCAAGTCCTGCTGTGGGTGTACGCGGCGCTGTGGCTGGTCCTGACCGTCGACACGCTGAGGCTCGCGCACCTGCGCGGCGTTCCCGGCAGGAAGCGAGCGGCCGTGGTGGTCGTCGCTCTCGTCCTGGCACTCGTTCCCGGCGCCGGCGCTGTCTACGCGGCTCAGTCGGTGGTCGGCCCGCTGCGCAGCGGGCTCTCGATCTTCGCCTCCGGTCCGAGCGTGCCGCCGTCCGACGGCTACTACAACATCCTGCTGCTCGGCGCTGATAGCGGGGAGGGGCGCGACTCGATGCGGTTCGACAGCATCTCCGTCGTCTCCGTGAACGCGACCAGCGGGGCCGTGACCATTTTCGGCATCCCCCGCGACCTCCGTCACGCCCCGTTCTCGGAGGGGCCGATGCAGGAGCTGTACCCAGACGGCTTCGACGGGCATCCCGACTCATCCTGCGGCTGGACGTCGGGCATCAACCAGCTGATGAACGCCGTGGAGACGTGCCGCGAGGATCGCGGGGCGAGCCTGTACCCCGATGCCGTGTCTCAGAACTCCAGCCCGGCAGTGGAGGCGACGAAGGATGCCGCGGAGGGCATCCTCGGCATCGACGTCCCGTATCACGTCTTCATCGACATGCACGGTTTCGCGGACCTCGTGGACGCCCTCGGCGGGGTGGAGATCACCGTCAAGGAGCGCCTGCCCAAGGGCGGTGGTCCCTCATACAGCGGCCAGCCCGCCGAGGACTGGGCGATCGGCTGGATCGAGGAGGGCACGCAGCGAATGGACGGCGACACCGCCCAGTGGTACGCCCGCTCGCGGTACACGACCAGCGACTGGGATCGCATGCGACGGCAGCGGGAATTGCAGACGGCCATCCTGGCGCAGGCCACACCGTCCACCGTCCTGACGAGATTCAGTGAGGTCGTCGCGGCGGGGAAGAACCTGGTTCAGACCGACGTTCCCGACTCGCTTCTTCCCTTCCTCGTCGACCTCGCGGTCAAGGCGAAGGATCAGGACGTGCAGGACCTCGAGCTCACACCGAAGGGTGCGGGCATCGACCCGGAGGACGTCAGTGCCGATGACTGGGTACGCGTTCGCACGCTCGTGGATGGCCTGCTGCACCCGCCGTCACCGACGCCGGCTCCCGAGTCCTGA